The following coding sequences lie in one Vibrio aerogenes genomic window:
- a CDS encoding ADP-ribosylglycohydrolase family protein, giving the protein MLTEIAVADAYGAGFEFSSRDKIDQHNDFSQYLPHELYGMSAKYTDDTQMSVAIAELIIHEPIWNDVLIADKFVECFKRDPRQGYAKGFYGFLSDISSGREFLEKIRNTSDRNGAAMRSVPLSILADTDDLIHKASMQACVTHHTDIAIQSSCAVALAGHFGIHRKGKLSHLESFLKDFRFSDWNFNWTDEVTVKAYDTVSAAFSCLIRCDNLCDLIIQCVDLGGDTDSVASIAVGLATCFDEYDKSLPQNMLNTLDEASYGIHFLSELDRKLYSHL; this is encoded by the coding sequence ATGTTAACAGAAATAGCAGTTGCAGATGCATACGGAGCCGGATTCGAATTTTCATCCCGGGATAAGATCGATCAGCATAATGACTTTTCTCAATACCTGCCTCATGAACTGTATGGGATGTCAGCTAAATATACGGATGATACCCAGATGTCAGTTGCGATTGCAGAGCTTATCATCCATGAACCAATTTGGAATGATGTTCTGATTGCCGACAAATTTGTCGAATGCTTTAAACGAGATCCCCGCCAGGGCTATGCAAAAGGGTTTTATGGTTTTCTATCTGATATTTCCAGCGGACGGGAATTTTTAGAAAAAATACGGAATACCAGTGATCGGAATGGTGCTGCAATGCGCTCAGTGCCGCTGAGTATTTTAGCTGATACAGATGATCTGATTCATAAAGCCAGTATGCAGGCTTGCGTGACACATCATACTGATATTGCGATTCAATCATCTTGTGCTGTCGCATTGGCGGGACATTTCGGTATACACAGAAAAGGGAAGCTCTCGCATCTTGAATCTTTTCTTAAAGATTTTCGGTTCTCAGACTGGAACTTCAACTGGACCGATGAAGTAACCGTGAAAGCTTATGATACTGTGAGTGCTGCTTTTAGCTGTCTGATTCGTTGTGACAATTTATGCGATTTAATCATTCAATGTGTTGATCTGGGAGGTGATACGGATAGTGTCGCATCTATTGCTGTCGGGCTTGCTACATGCTTCGATGAATATGATAAATCACTCCCACAGAATATGCTCAATACACTAGACGAAGCATCTTATGGTATTCATTTTTTATCTGAGCTGGATAGAAAGCTTTATTCTCATTTATAG
- a CDS encoding metal ABC transporter solute-binding protein, Zn/Mn family, which translates to MKQLPTAVLTLLFAVSPSLMAKTLDTVASFSVLADIVKQVGGDHVKVTSLVGPDGDPHTFEPAPKDSVTLNQADVVFVSGLGLEGWMNRLVKSSGFRGVPVVASKHIQTLSMLEDGETITDPHAWNSAKNGMVYAKNVMDALIKADPEDADYFRQHGNAYIQKLEKLDVWAKQKFAAIPQSKRKVLTSHDAFGYFGAEYGVKFLSPVGFSTEAQASANDVGQLIQQLKNEHIHAYFIENQTDPRLVKQIAAATGAKAGGELFPEALTGENGEAPTYVDAFTHNVEVMAASMK; encoded by the coding sequence ATGAAACAATTACCAACAGCAGTGTTGACGTTATTGTTTGCGGTCAGTCCTTCTCTGATGGCAAAAACGCTCGATACAGTCGCCAGTTTTTCTGTGCTTGCCGATATTGTAAAACAGGTTGGCGGCGATCATGTGAAAGTGACTTCCCTGGTCGGGCCGGATGGTGACCCGCATACCTTTGAACCAGCGCCGAAAGACAGTGTCACCCTGAATCAGGCGGATGTTGTCTTTGTCAGCGGTCTGGGGCTGGAAGGCTGGATGAATCGTCTGGTGAAATCATCCGGCTTTCGTGGTGTGCCGGTTGTTGCCTCCAAACATATTCAAACCCTGTCGATGCTGGAAGACGGAGAAACCATCACCGATCCGCATGCATGGAACAGCGCGAAGAACGGTATGGTGTACGCAAAAAATGTCATGGATGCGCTGATAAAAGCGGATCCTGAAGATGCGGACTATTTCCGTCAACATGGCAATGCCTATATTCAGAAACTGGAGAAGCTGGATGTCTGGGCGAAACAAAAGTTTGCTGCCATCCCGCAGAGCAAGCGTAAAGTCCTGACCAGTCACGATGCGTTTGGTTATTTTGGGGCAGAATATGGCGTGAAATTCTTGTCACCTGTGGGCTTTTCTACGGAAGCCCAAGCCAGTGCGAACGATGTCGGCCAGCTGATTCAGCAGCTGAAAAATGAGCATATTCATGCGTATTTCATTGAAAATCAGACGGATCCCCGGCTGGTGAAACAGATTGCTGCCGCGACTGGTGCGAAGGCAGGTGGAGAGTTATTCCCTGAAGCACTGACCGGAGAGAATGGCGAAGCCCCCACCTATGTGGATGCGTTTACGCATAATGTAGAAGTGATGGCTGCCAGTATGAAGTAA
- a CDS encoding arylamine N-acetyltransferase family protein, translated as MDSEMLANYLNKIGIENHIEPDLHTLKQIHQRQHCRIPFENFDVLNGTTPCLSEEALYQKLVINERGGYCFELNGLLSCVLKFTGFDVRPLLGRIHLEEKPSGRGHFINLVTLGETSWIVDAGFGANTPRAPLPVVFNQEISTDLQTFRFIQDERFGVMLQNKVNSGWRDLYSLDMGHVCDGDIAYGNHFTSTNPDSVFVSNCVATLRTDDGILTLLNNRLSIKRPEGTHEIVLDNEPSYFSALKTYFGIELEMPYQQIANCF; from the coding sequence ATGGATTCAGAGATGCTGGCAAATTATCTGAATAAGATCGGGATAGAAAACCACATTGAGCCTGATCTTCACACCCTGAAGCAAATTCACCAACGACAACACTGCAGAATTCCGTTCGAGAATTTTGATGTGCTCAATGGCACCACCCCGTGTCTGTCTGAAGAAGCGCTTTATCAAAAACTTGTGATCAACGAAAGAGGCGGATATTGCTTTGAATTAAATGGTTTGTTGTCCTGTGTACTCAAGTTTACCGGGTTTGACGTCAGGCCATTACTCGGCAGAATCCATCTGGAAGAAAAACCATCGGGCCGCGGGCACTTCATTAATCTGGTCACCCTCGGGGAAACATCATGGATTGTCGATGCCGGATTTGGTGCAAACACCCCCCGGGCCCCGCTTCCTGTTGTTTTTAATCAGGAAATCTCTACAGATCTTCAAACATTTCGCTTTATTCAGGATGAGCGATTTGGCGTAATGCTGCAGAATAAGGTCAACTCCGGCTGGAGGGATTTATACAGTCTGGATATGGGCCATGTGTGTGATGGTGATATTGCTTACGGCAATCACTTTACTTCAACCAACCCAGATTCCGTATTCGTCTCAAATTGCGTGGCGACACTCAGGACAGATGATGGCATTCTGACACTATTAAACAATCGTTTAAGCATAAAGCGTCCTGAGGGAACTCATGAGATTGTCCTTGATAATGAGCCATCGTATTTCTCCGCGTTAAAAACCTATTTCGGCATTGAGCTGGAGATGCCTTATCAACAGATTGCAAATTGCTTTTGA
- a CDS encoding metal ABC transporter permease, with the protein MTMHVLDAFAQFGFMRRSLVACLALSVSLTPLGVFLLLRRMSLIGDALSHAVLPGVAIGYLCAGMSLVAMGIGGFVAGLLVAMSSSWISSATRLHEDSTFAGLYLGSLALGVTLVSLRSTGVDLLHLLFGSLLAVDNESIIFIGVITSVTLILLALFYRAIVFESFNAAFFQVRAKRFPSLVHGLFMALVVMNLVAGFQILGTLMTVGLMMLPAISARCWSNHLPVTLLLATLFGAVSSVAGLTWSWYQSIPAGPAIVLTATILFLFSVFFGMEKGILPVRKKVICPSSQAMEISQLRNIK; encoded by the coding sequence ATGACGATGCATGTTCTGGATGCCTTTGCCCAGTTTGGTTTTATGCGACGTTCTCTGGTGGCTTGTCTGGCTTTGTCTGTCAGCCTGACGCCGCTGGGTGTTTTTTTACTGCTGCGCCGGATGAGCCTGATTGGCGATGCTTTATCGCATGCTGTCTTGCCCGGTGTCGCAATTGGTTACTTATGTGCCGGAATGTCTCTGGTTGCGATGGGGATTGGCGGGTTTGTTGCCGGATTACTGGTTGCCATGAGCTCCAGCTGGATCAGCTCGGCGACCCGGTTGCATGAAGATTCAACATTCGCCGGACTTTATTTAGGATCGCTGGCACTGGGCGTCACGCTGGTTTCGCTGCGCAGTACTGGTGTTGACTTATTACATTTGTTATTCGGCTCTTTACTGGCGGTCGATAATGAATCCATTATTTTTATTGGTGTGATTACTTCAGTCACCCTGATTCTGCTGGCTCTGTTTTACCGGGCGATTGTATTTGAATCGTTTAATGCCGCGTTTTTTCAGGTTCGGGCAAAGCGGTTTCCTTCGCTGGTTCACGGACTATTCATGGCACTGGTCGTGATGAATTTAGTCGCAGGGTTTCAGATTCTGGGCACCTTGATGACCGTTGGATTAATGATGTTACCGGCCATTTCAGCCCGGTGCTGGTCGAATCATTTGCCGGTCACCTTGTTGCTGGCCACCCTGTTTGGTGCGGTGAGTTCCGTGGCCGGGCTCACCTGGTCCTGGTATCAGTCGATTCCTGCCGGTCCTGCCATTGTATTAACAGCCACAATTTTGTTTCTTTTTTCTGTGTTTTTCGGCATGGAAAAAGGAATTCTGCCTGTACGTAAAAAAGTAATCTGTCCATCTTCACAAGCGATGGAAATCAGTCAATTAAGGAATATAAAATGA
- a CDS encoding RICIN domain-containing protein produces MMRINLKSPGWKKTIPFLLSAISLSAYADNCSTMPTSGQKYYIKNISSDLALDVSKGDTSNSPNVITYNFSGNNNQQYVITKQSDNYYTLKSVYNNQVLEVEGASGSNGANVDVGTDTHSNHQRWELKLQSSGAFKIVNKSSQKSLTVAGSSNGANVYQNDDTSASSQRWYISPVSGSCGTSTGSGSGTSDSALEGFASQSGSDGLSTTTGGAGGSTVTVSNCSALQSALTSSSAQIIQIPANTTIDCRTANRTVAACPLDCARWGDNGKTWYRVPTSTQNCSDLGSSSSSTVNVTRNETTIRVKSNKTLKGLGAGSTLLGANLYLSGVKNVIIRNLTISNINPSLVEAGDGITVNSSSHVWVDHVAFSKISDGYVDVKGSQNVTLSWNRFYGHNTQVCANQHWYTHLIDDSQVTFHHNFWDTAAGRNPKVEGNKARVHLFNNYWKDITYFSIGGDDNAQILVENNYFENSAKPHWNIGNAYFSASGNTYTGVSKNDQYKDSGATVFSDVNMYPYTLENPSALGNEVNGGTGPQ; encoded by the coding sequence ATGATGAGAATAAATTTAAAATCTCCCGGCTGGAAAAAAACCATTCCATTTCTTCTTTCTGCCATCAGCCTTTCGGCTTACGCTGATAATTGTTCCACAATGCCAACCTCCGGGCAAAAGTATTATATTAAAAATATTAGTTCTGATTTGGCGCTGGACGTCAGTAAAGGAGACACCAGTAATTCACCCAACGTCATTACTTATAATTTTTCAGGCAATAATAACCAGCAATACGTTATCACCAAACAGAGTGATAATTACTATACACTGAAGTCTGTTTATAATAATCAGGTTCTGGAAGTCGAAGGAGCTTCCGGTTCAAATGGAGCAAACGTTGATGTGGGTACAGATACTCACAGTAATCATCAGCGCTGGGAACTTAAACTTCAATCTTCAGGCGCGTTTAAAATTGTCAATAAGTCTTCGCAAAAATCTCTGACCGTTGCAGGTTCCTCGAATGGCGCGAATGTATATCAGAATGATGATACCTCAGCCAGCTCCCAACGCTGGTACATCAGCCCTGTCTCAGGCTCCTGCGGCACCAGCACGGGCTCAGGTTCAGGCACATCAGACAGCGCTCTGGAAGGGTTTGCTTCCCAGTCCGGTAGTGACGGGCTTTCAACCACGACCGGCGGTGCCGGCGGAAGTACCGTGACGGTATCCAACTGTAGCGCATTGCAATCAGCACTGACGTCATCCTCTGCGCAAATCATTCAGATTCCGGCTAATACCACGATTGACTGCCGGACAGCAAACCGGACAGTCGCGGCTTGTCCGCTTGATTGTGCCAGATGGGGAGACAACGGAAAAACCTGGTACCGGGTACCGACAAGTACTCAGAACTGTAGTGATTTAGGCAGCAGCTCAAGCAGCACCGTCAATGTCACCCGCAATGAAACCACCATTCGTGTTAAATCGAATAAAACACTCAAAGGACTTGGAGCCGGCTCGACATTGCTGGGCGCAAATTTATATCTGAGCGGTGTGAAAAACGTCATTATCCGTAATTTAACCATCAGCAATATTAACCCGTCACTGGTCGAAGCGGGTGATGGTATTACCGTCAACAGCAGCAGCCATGTCTGGGTTGATCATGTTGCCTTCAGTAAAATCAGTGATGGCTATGTGGATGTGAAAGGCAGTCAAAATGTCACGCTCAGCTGGAACCGCTTCTATGGTCACAATACACAGGTCTGCGCCAACCAACACTGGTACACGCACCTGATTGATGATTCTCAGGTGACCTTCCACCATAACTTCTGGGATACAGCCGCAGGACGGAATCCTAAAGTCGAAGGCAATAAAGCACGGGTTCACCTGTTCAACAATTACTGGAAAGATATTACATACTTCTCCATTGGCGGCGATGATAATGCCCAGATTCTGGTTGAAAACAATTACTTCGAAAACAGTGCAAAACCACACTGGAACATTGGAAATGCTTACTTCTCTGCTTCCGGCAATACTTATACCGGCGTATCCAAAAACGATCAGTATAAAGACAGCGGTGCCACTGTTTTTTCTGATGTCAATATGTACCCTTACACGCTGGAGAACCCATCGGCGTTAGGAAATGAGGTGAACGGCGGGACCGGCCCGCAATAA
- a CDS encoding LruC domain-containing protein, which yields MMRKIILFVLLLFTGHVATATPFDNCPSRAYLFQSKPVQVYGVNLVTGMTTLIQGDTGIASNINGVGFDFVSRYIFGYDTTQKRIVRLDKDFQVTVIPTIGLPTDHTFFVGDVFNQYYYLYRQNKGLFRIDLTPLDTDPDAVLVVEKITGTAKISLTDFAFHPGNGKLYGIDNNSGYLYEFNTGTGAATFIGDTGETGTFGAGYFDVNGYYYVSRNQDGQIYRIDLSSEANLSSGNVAAVKFADGPSSNQNDGARCANAPVIDEDSQIDFGDAPDSYGTSLAANGPRHQLDGLTWLGQSIPDGEQDGYTSSLTDDTTGSDDEDGVNFVTPLEAGLEAIIQIDASVSGYLSAWIDWNQDGDFDDENEQIFTDQSLEGGLNTFFITVPFSATQGQTWSRFRFSQQTGLSATGGATSGEVEDHPVYITADGISIRHYPSESGYATVAFEDNWPHTADYDMNDVVIHYRVTEFVKDGQVKKSFIQGRLSAMGATYHNGFAIRLQGLNRQDIDTALTRQYHNQTLQENSGLDESVNETIFIISDDLTLKKGSQCAYFRTQNHCKEEESFQFEIHIYLQDGADSSGLIAMPYDPFIFATPGYYHGEGLPNHPGHSWEIHLPDQAPTEKFAGDMLWQLGVDASDPGAGTFFKTAQNHPWALLIPYEWLWPSERTDLLQAYPDFQMFAESAGAQGRSWYTNSKASSQYIYIP from the coding sequence ATGATGAGAAAAATCATTCTTTTTGTATTACTCCTTTTTACCGGTCATGTTGCTACCGCAACACCTTTTGACAACTGCCCAAGCCGGGCATATCTGTTTCAGTCCAAACCTGTTCAGGTGTATGGGGTTAATCTGGTCACCGGGATGACCACCCTGATACAAGGGGATACAGGGATAGCCAGCAACATCAATGGCGTTGGCTTTGATTTTGTTTCCCGGTATATATTCGGCTATGACACCACCCAGAAACGAATTGTCCGGCTTGATAAAGATTTTCAGGTAACCGTCATTCCAACCATAGGCCTACCCACCGATCACACATTCTTTGTTGGTGATGTATTTAATCAGTATTACTACCTATACCGGCAGAATAAAGGACTATTCCGGATTGACCTTACCCCGCTGGATACGGATCCGGATGCCGTTCTGGTGGTTGAGAAAATCACTGGTACCGCCAAAATTTCACTGACTGACTTTGCTTTTCATCCCGGAAACGGCAAGCTCTACGGTATCGATAATAACTCCGGTTATCTTTACGAATTCAACACCGGGACCGGCGCCGCGACATTCATTGGTGATACCGGAGAAACAGGAACTTTCGGCGCAGGTTACTTCGACGTCAACGGTTATTATTATGTATCACGCAATCAGGACGGACAGATTTACCGGATTGATTTATCCAGTGAAGCGAATCTGAGTTCCGGCAATGTGGCTGCTGTCAAATTTGCTGACGGTCCCTCCTCGAATCAAAACGATGGCGCACGTTGTGCAAATGCCCCCGTGATTGATGAAGATTCTCAGATCGACTTTGGTGATGCCCCCGACAGTTACGGCACCTCACTGGCCGCCAATGGCCCGCGACATCAGCTCGATGGCCTGACCTGGCTGGGACAAAGCATCCCGGATGGCGAACAGGACGGATATACCAGTTCATTGACCGATGATACCACCGGCAGCGATGATGAAGACGGTGTCAACTTTGTCACCCCACTGGAAGCCGGACTTGAAGCTATTATCCAGATCGATGCATCGGTTTCCGGTTACCTTTCCGCATGGATTGACTGGAATCAGGACGGCGATTTTGACGATGAAAATGAACAAATCTTTACCGACCAGTCCTTAGAAGGCGGGCTGAATACCTTCTTCATCACGGTGCCTTTCTCTGCCACACAGGGACAAACCTGGAGCCGCTTCCGGTTCAGCCAGCAGACCGGGCTCAGTGCAACGGGCGGCGCGACTTCCGGTGAAGTGGAAGACCACCCAGTTTATATTACTGCTGATGGCATCAGTATCAGACATTATCCCAGCGAGTCCGGTTACGCGACAGTCGCCTTTGAAGATAACTGGCCACACACCGCTGACTACGATATGAACGATGTCGTTATTCATTACCGGGTGACAGAATTTGTCAAAGACGGACAGGTCAAAAAAAGTTTCATTCAGGGACGTTTGTCAGCAATGGGCGCAACATATCACAATGGTTTTGCCATTCGTCTGCAAGGACTGAACCGACAGGACATCGATACTGCGCTGACCCGTCAATACCACAATCAAACTCTGCAGGAGAACAGCGGGCTGGATGAGAGTGTCAACGAAACGATATTTATCATTTCAGATGATCTGACGCTGAAAAAAGGATCACAATGCGCGTACTTCCGCACCCAGAACCACTGTAAAGAAGAGGAATCATTTCAGTTTGAAATCCACATTTATTTGCAGGACGGGGCCGACAGTTCAGGATTAATCGCGATGCCTTACGATCCCTTTATTTTTGCCACACCGGGTTACTATCATGGCGAAGGTCTGCCTAACCATCCCGGACACAGCTGGGAAATACATCTGCCCGATCAGGCACCAACCGAAAAATTTGCCGGTGATATGCTGTGGCAGCTCGGAGTTGATGCCAGTGATCCGGGCGCCGGTACGTTTTTTAAAACCGCACAAAATCACCCGTGGGCATTATTGATCCCTTACGAGTGGCTATGGCCTTCGGAACGGACTGATCTGCTGCAGGCTTATCCGGATTTCCAGATGTTTGCCGAAAGTGCCGGTGCACAGGGGCGAAGCTGGTATACCAACAGCAAAGCCTCTTCTCAGTATATTTACATTCCATAG
- a CDS encoding metal ABC transporter ATP-binding protein translates to MTLVQNNDSDDILYTLTQIFINPDCILYRPGSRRVCADSVSLAGDSLGGVTAMIELNNLVVGYQGKGLTEPVSGCFDQGSLTAIMGENGTGKSTLLKTICGMLSPVSGHVSFRQNTQTDMSWLPQQADIDRSFPINVFDVVSMGCWPRRSMMAALRRQDIARVEAALETTGISDLANYSVNQLSGGQFQRMLFARLLVQDAPVMLMDEPFTGIDAQTQEMLIALIGQLHQAGKTIIAVLHNPEMVHTFFPQTLVINHRCFHWGETGDVLSRCGLFQPQAGLSLRFG, encoded by the coding sequence GTGACTTTGGTACAAAATAATGACTCAGACGACATCTTGTACACGCTCACGCAGATCTTCATCAATCCTGACTGCATCCTGTATCGTCCGGGCAGCAGGCGTGTCTGTGCTGATTCTGTGTCTTTGGCTGGCGATTCGCTGGGCGGTGTTACTGCCATGATCGAATTGAACAATTTAGTGGTGGGATATCAGGGAAAAGGGCTGACAGAGCCGGTGAGTGGTTGTTTTGATCAGGGCAGTTTAACCGCCATTATGGGCGAAAACGGTACAGGTAAGTCCACCCTGTTAAAAACGATCTGCGGTATGTTATCTCCTGTGTCGGGGCATGTCTCTTTTCGTCAGAACACGCAGACGGATATGTCATGGCTGCCACAGCAGGCCGATATTGACCGGAGTTTTCCCATCAATGTATTTGACGTTGTATCGATGGGATGCTGGCCGCGGCGAAGCATGATGGCCGCATTACGTCGTCAGGATATTGCGCGGGTCGAAGCGGCTTTAGAAACGACGGGGATTAGTGATCTGGCAAATTACAGTGTAAATCAACTTTCAGGCGGACAATTTCAGCGCATGCTGTTTGCCCGGTTACTGGTTCAGGATGCGCCTGTGATGCTGATGGATGAACCTTTTACCGGGATTGATGCCCAGACGCAGGAGATGCTGATTGCATTGATTGGTCAGCTTCACCAGGCGGGTAAAACCATCATTGCGGTGCTGCATAATCCGGAAATGGTGCACACCTTCTTTCCGCAAACACTGGTGATTAATCATCGCTGCTTTCACTGGGGTGAGACGGGAGATGTGTTATCCCGCTGTGGCTTGTTTCAGCCACAGGCCGGGCTGAGTCTTCGTTTCGGATAA
- a CDS encoding SMI1/KNR4 family protein — MNILWEEYIDPSIGDATKNDLLYLESALKVSLPEDYKNLILNHQGKMPTPETIEAGELALSVFGPLFHVMKDATEAQELYSVLKKWEKWSDVYENIIPIAGTGGSGCFFAYDYRDCIENPPVVFVDVEEDPDDEDAILFVTDSLSELIDSLS, encoded by the coding sequence ATGAACATATTATGGGAAGAATATATTGATCCGTCTATTGGTGATGCAACAAAAAATGATTTGCTGTATCTTGAATCAGCTTTAAAAGTATCTTTACCAGAAGATTATAAAAACCTGATATTGAACCATCAAGGTAAAATGCCAACCCCAGAGACAATTGAAGCTGGCGAATTAGCATTATCAGTTTTTGGTCCGCTATTTCATGTGATGAAAGATGCCACTGAAGCGCAGGAACTCTATAGTGTACTTAAAAAGTGGGAAAAATGGTCTGATGTATACGAAAATATCATACCTATTGCTGGTACAGGTGGTAGTGGGTGCTTTTTTGCTTATGATTACAGGGATTGTATAGAAAACCCTCCTGTTGTTTTTGTTGATGTGGAAGAAGATCCTGATGATGAAGATGCTATTTTGTTTGTAACTGATAGTTTATCTGAACTTATTGATTCTCTTAGTTAA
- a CDS encoding nuclear transport factor 2-like protein has translation MDDNAKLTLIESYIDYYNAFNIPGMLSLLDELIVFENESNGVINTHTEGRAAFEELAQESAKFFSAREQKITYVDLSDAGATVGIDYQGVLAVDLPNGLKAGEVLAVQGKSCFEFSGEKIGYIRDVS, from the coding sequence ATGGACGACAATGCCAAACTCACCCTGATCGAGTCATATATTGATTACTATAATGCATTCAATATTCCGGGTATGCTTTCACTACTGGATGAGCTAATTGTCTTTGAAAATGAATCTAATGGGGTCATTAATACACACACTGAAGGCCGGGCCGCATTTGAAGAGCTTGCACAGGAATCCGCAAAATTTTTCAGTGCCCGCGAGCAAAAAATCACCTATGTAGATTTGAGTGATGCCGGTGCAACAGTCGGGATTGACTATCAGGGCGTACTGGCGGTGGATCTGCCCAATGGCCTGAAAGCAGGCGAAGTTCTTGCGGTGCAGGGGAAGTCTTGCTTTGAGTTCTCCGGAGAGAAAATTGGTTATATCCGCGATGTAAGCTGA